DNA from Cupriavidus necator N-1:
ATCGAGATTCCGCGCCTGGGCAGCCTGATCCTCACGCACAGCCTTGACGGCCAGATCCGCGGCCTGAAGGACTTCCCCAGAGAAGACCGCCCCAATGCCACGGTGCTGTTCTTCACCTTCCGCGTCATGGTTGGGCTGGGCGTGGCGATGATCCTGTTCGGCCTGCTGGGTTGGGTGCTGCGCCGCAATGGCGCCCTGTACCGGTCCAAGGCCTTCCTGCGCCTCGCGGTGGTGATGGGCCCCGCCGGCCTGGTCGCGCTGCTGGCCGGCTGGATGACCACCGAGATCGGCCGCCAGCCGTGGGTGGTCTATGGACTGCTGCGTACCCATGATGCCGTTTCCGCGCATGCCGCCGGCCCGGTGGCGCTGTCGCTGGCGTTGTTCGTGGTGATCTACTTCGTCTGCTTCGGCGTGGGCATCCGCTACATGCTCAGGCTGGCCAGCGCCGGCCCCGCCCCCGACGCGCACCCGCACGATGAGCCGTCCTACGGCCCCGGCAGCGTCGTTCCCGCCGCCATCGCCGCGGCTTCCACACCCAACCCGATGGCCCCGCACGGCCAGCGCGAATCCTGAACAGGTGATCAACATGGGTATCAACCTTCCCGTTATCTGGGCCGCCCTGATCTTCTTCGGCGTGATGATGTACGTCATCATGGACGGATTCGATCTTGGCATCGGCATTCTCTTCCCCTTCGTCGGCGACCGTCATGACCGCGACGTCATGATGAACACGGTGGCGCCGGTCTGGGACGGCAACGAAACCTGGCTGGTGCTGGGCGGCGCGGCGCTGCTGGGCGCCTTCCCGCTGGCCTACTCGGTGCTGCTCAGCGCCTTCTACCTGCCGCTGATGTTCATGCTGATGGGGCTGATCTTCCGCGGCGTGGCCTTTGAATTCCGCTTCAAGGCCAGCGACCGCAGCCGCCCCTACTGGGATGCCGCGTTCACGTGGGGATCGGTGGTCGCCGCCTTCTTCCAGGGCGTGACGCTGGGCGCCTATATCGACGGCATCACCATGGAAGGCACCACCTTCACCGGCGGCGCGCTCGACTGGCTGGCGCCGTTCCCGATCTTCTGCGGCGTGGGCGTGGTGATTACCTATGCCTTCCTCGGGGTCACCTGGCTCATCATGAAGACCGAGGGCCGCCTGCAATGGACCATGCTGCGCGTGACCAACGTGCTGACCGGCGT
Protein-coding regions in this window:
- the cydB gene encoding cytochrome d ubiquinol oxidase subunit II yields the protein MGINLPVIWAALIFFGVMMYVIMDGFDLGIGILFPFVGDRHDRDVMMNTVAPVWDGNETWLVLGGAALLGAFPLAYSVLLSAFYLPLMFMLMGLIFRGVAFEFRFKASDRSRPYWDAAFTWGSVVAAFFQGVTLGAYIDGITMEGTTFTGGALDWLAPFPIFCGVGVVITYAFLGVTWLIMKTEGRLQWTMLRVTNVLTGVMLAMVAAVSVWTPLTHPEIAQRWFALPNLFFFLPVPLLVLFSAFGIYRSLRNHPNVSPFLYALLMIFMGYTGLAISIWPNIIPPSISIFDASSPPQSQGFALVGTLFIVPIILAYTSWSYYVFRGKVKRGEGYH